The Geoalkalibacter subterraneus genome contains the following window.
TTCAGTCAGGTCGGCTCCCGCCTGATGTTGACCTTGGTGGTCACCATTCTGCCACAATTCGCTTTCACTCACGTCATAAACTTTGCCGCTCACGGCGACATAGGCGTTGTTGCCGCCGCGTCCATCAAAGTTGCTCAGTTC
Protein-coding sequences here:
- a CDS encoding cytochrome b5 domain-containing protein, whose translation is MKLSELSNFDGRGGNNAYVAVSGKVYDVSESELWQNGDHQGQHQAGADLTEELGSAPHVRAVVERFPVVDHVEEPEPEKKKKGLFGLFGKG